AGATCGCAAAAAGCCAGGCAGACGAAAGACCGTGTTTGTTGGGGCCCTGAAGTATGAGCGGCGCGCGAGTCCGCTCTTTTTCCACATCCACGAAGTGGAGAATCAAACACCTATCGGGGTCGTGCTCTTAATGCCTGCACGTTTCCTCCCTGAACGCGAGTTGATTGTCATTGGGAAAGGACGTGATGCCAAATCTGCACCATTGAGCGCCAATGTACTGGAGCCCGTCGACGCCTTCCTTACGCGTCTTAAAGAGGGACCGAAGCCCAAACAAGGTAGACCTTATCGCGAGCCTTACGCAGGCGTGAAGGAGGTGCGTTTTGTCTGACTTGCTCGAGTTTCATTTCACCCTGGGACCGGTTCAGGGCTTTGTGGCGCAGTCGCGACGCACGCGTGATCTCTGGGCCAGCTCCTACCTGCTCTCTTATTTAGCGCAGAAGGCTATCGACGAGGTCGCAAAGGTAGGCGGCACCCTGGTGCTCCCCGCGCCCTCCGACACAGTTGAGAGCCCGAAAGCATCGCATGTGGGTCCGGCACACGGCACCGTGCCTAACCGCTTTATGGCTCGCGTACCCGAAGATCACGCCGAGGCGCTGGGCGAAGCCTGTGTCAACGCTGTGAACCAGGCCTGGCAAAACATCGCGGAGGGTGTCTGGCAGCATTTTGTGGCAAAGGTTGCCCCAAAAGGTCATGACACCCGCAAAATATGGAAGCGTCAGGTTGACCATTATTGGGAGATGGCCTGGGCTGCCGGTGATGAGCCTGGTCTGTTAGATCGACGCAAAAATTGGCGCAGCCCGGCGATGAGCGTGGAGCCGGGTGAGCACTGCATGATGATGGCGCAGTTCCAGGAGCTCTCGGGTTTTGAGCGCCAAAGATATAAAGAGCGTCGAAGTCGAGACGCCTTCTGGGAGGCGATGCGCGAATCGCTGGGCGCCCTGGATCTTGCAAAAGATGAACGCCTCTGCGCCATTGCGCTGATCAAACGCCTTTACCCGAAGATCGCGCACGAGGTGATGGGACACGCGCTCGACGCCCAGAGCTGGCCCTCGACTGCATACCTCGCTGCGGCGCCCTGGATCGCTCGGGTGGCCCGCACCCTTCCAGACGACGCAAAGCGTTACGGGGACCTTGTGTATGAGGTCGGCGGAAAGGGCGTGTGCGGAGAGCGTGATGCGGCGATCAAGTCTGTACGTCAGCACCGTAAAGAAACCGGCCGCTTCACCACCCTCGACGGGAACTTCTTTCTGGAAAACGCCCTCAGCAACGAAAATGCCACTCCCCTCTCCGCAGACACCACTCGCCGCGACGAGCTGCTCGAGGGCCTGGCCAGGCTGCGTAAAAAAGCTCGCGAGAAGGGACTGGGAGAGCCTTCAACCCATTACGCGCTCCTGCTGATGGACGGCGACTCCATGGGCAAGCTCCTCGATCAGGCTCGCACAAAGGGGAAGGGCGAAGAGACCGTCTCCCGGGCGCTGACCACCTTCGCCGACGGGGTCCCCTCAATCGTGCATAAGCATGACGGTGTGACCGTCTACGCCGGCGGTGATGATGTGCTGGCGATGCTCACCCTGGAGCGCGCGTTGGAGTGCGCCGACAAACTCTCTGCGTCTTATAAGAAAGCGTTTGATGACGAGAGTATTGATGGAGCGACCCTCTCCGGCGCGCTGATCTACACCTATTACGCCACGCCCTTCCGCACAGTGCTCGCCACGGCGCATCATCTTCTGGATGACGTGGCCAAAGACGCCACCGGCCGCGATAGCCTGGCCATCGCCGTTTACAAGCACAGCGGTCTGGGCGCGGTGTGGTCTGCCCCCTGGGGACATATTCGCAACCCAAACAACGCCACAATCCCAAACAACTCCACAATCCTCGACGATCTGGTGGCGGCATTTGAAGGTGATGACACACGAGGGGAGTTCTCATCGAGCTTCTTCTACCGCCTGCGCGAGCGTTTTGGGCTGCTCTGCGACCGCCCCCTTCACGCTCCCGGGACCTATGGGGAACTGGTGGAGGGGCTGGACTTTGCAAAGGTGCTGGCCGCTGACTTCGTCAAAGGCAAAAAGACCACCGCAGAAGGGAAGGCACCAGATATTGAAGAGGCGGAAGACCTGATGAAGCTCTTGCTCAAAGTCTCTCAACGCACACGTCGTATCGGCGGAGACAATACGCCCTATGAGGTCGAAACCAACCCTAAAACCCTGGGAATCGACGGGGCGATGGTGGTCCGTTTTCTAGCCGGTGAAGGCATCAAGGCCCGCGAAGGAGGTCAGCAATGAGCAACACCGAGACGTGGCATCTTGAGTTGGAGCCGGTCGACGCCTGGTATTTTGGCGATGCGGGCCCTTATGACATGGGAGAGGCTTCGCAGACGGAGTCCAAAACCCTCTTTCCCCCTCATGCTCCTACGCTGGTAGGCGCCCTTCGCGCGATGCTGGCGCGGGCAAAGGGGTGGGATGGTCGCTCTCGCTGGAATGAAGGTACAAACGTCGATCTGCGACTCGAAGAGGTGCTGGGCAAAGATTATTGGGATCTGGGTCAGGTGCGTTTTGAAGGGCCCTTTCTCACCCGAGTACAGTCCAACAGCGATGCAAACGAGGTGATGGTGCCCATGCCCCTGCATATCCTCGGTCGAATGAAAGAGCTCGACACGAAAGAGAAGACTGAGGTCTGGGAGCCCGCCGCGCGCCTGCGCCCCGGCAATAATGCTGTACTTTGCGATATGGGCCGGGTGCGCCTCCCGAAGATTGCCTCGGATAAACCCGAGCGCGGGCTTAAAGAGCCCGAAGGCATTTTTGTGACCGTGGCAGGTTTGGAAGCGATCCTGCGCGGCGACCTTCCGGCGACGTCGGAGGTGGTGCGCAGCCGTGACCTCTGGCGAGGTGAACGACGTGTGGGGCTTGAGCGTGAAAGGGAGAGCCGCACCGCCAAAGAAGGCGCGCTCTACAGCCCCACCTACGTGCGCCTGAAGCCCGGAGTGCGCCTGACCATGGGCGTCAGCGGCCTGCCCGAGGACTGGGTCAGCGAAAAGTTCACGCTGCCCGGGCTGATGCCCCTCGGTGGGGAAGGGCGTATGGCCAGCGTGGAGCGCTT
The DNA window shown above is from Lujinxingia vulgaris and carries:
- the cas10 gene encoding type III-B CRISPR-associated protein Cas10/Cmr2, whose translation is MSDLLEFHFTLGPVQGFVAQSRRTRDLWASSYLLSYLAQKAIDEVAKVGGTLVLPAPSDTVESPKASHVGPAHGTVPNRFMARVPEDHAEALGEACVNAVNQAWQNIAEGVWQHFVAKVAPKGHDTRKIWKRQVDHYWEMAWAAGDEPGLLDRRKNWRSPAMSVEPGEHCMMMAQFQELSGFERQRYKERRSRDAFWEAMRESLGALDLAKDERLCAIALIKRLYPKIAHEVMGHALDAQSWPSTAYLAAAPWIARVARTLPDDAKRYGDLVYEVGGKGVCGERDAAIKSVRQHRKETGRFTTLDGNFFLENALSNENATPLSADTTRRDELLEGLARLRKKAREKGLGEPSTHYALLLMDGDSMGKLLDQARTKGKGEETVSRALTTFADGVPSIVHKHDGVTVYAGGDDVLAMLTLERALECADKLSASYKKAFDDESIDGATLSGALIYTYYATPFRTVLATAHHLLDDVAKDATGRDSLAIAVYKHSGLGAVWSAPWGHIRNPNNATIPNNSTILDDLVAAFEGDDTRGEFSSSFFYRLRERFGLLCDRPLHAPGTYGELVEGLDFAKVLAADFVKGKKTTAEGKAPDIEEAEDLMKLLLKVSQRTRRIGGDNTPYEVETNPKTLGIDGAMVVRFLAGEGIKAREGGQQ
- a CDS encoding type III-B CRISPR module-associated protein Cmr3; this translates as MSNTETWHLELEPVDAWYFGDAGPYDMGEASQTESKTLFPPHAPTLVGALRAMLARAKGWDGRSRWNEGTNVDLRLEEVLGKDYWDLGQVRFEGPFLTRVQSNSDANEVMVPMPLHILGRMKELDTKEKTEVWEPAARLRPGNNAVLCDMGRVRLPKIASDKPERGLKEPEGIFVTVAGLEAILRGDLPATSEVVRSRDLWRGERRVGLERERESRTAKEGALYSPTYVRLKPGVRLTMGVSGLPEDWVSEKFTLPGLMPLGGEGRMASVERLEGAAMANAPLEAIAENGRMSVTLLTSALLTPDDTTVTWPRPHSALAENIPGTIVSACVGKPHYIGGWDSLKRKPVAPQPFVPAGSTYFLEDVDADLETLRQLHGSCIGRRQAFGFGQVALGVW